A stretch of the Peromyscus leucopus breed LL Stock chromosome 10, UCI_PerLeu_2.1, whole genome shotgun sequence genome encodes the following:
- the Cxcl11 gene encoding C-X-C motif chemokine 11, with amino-acid sequence MNMKGTAIALAVIICATAVQGFSMFKRGRCLCIDHRARAVKLADIETVSVIYPSNSCDKVEVIITLKGHKRQTCLDPKSKQARLIRQAIERKKFLGHQKKS; translated from the exons ATGAACATGAAGGGCACGGCCATCGCCTTGGCTGTGATAATCTGTGCTACAGCTGTTCAAG GCTTCAGTATGTTCAAAAGGGGGCGCTGTCTTTGCATAGACCACAGAGCAAGGGCAGTCAAGCTGGCAGATATTGAGACGGTCTCCGTAATTTACCCAAGTAACAGCTGTGACAAAGTTGAAGTGAT TATTACCCTGAAAGGACACAAACGGCAAACATGCCTGGACCCCAAATCAAAGCAAGCACGCTTAATACGGCAG gcaatagaaagaaagaagtttttAGGGCACCAAAAgaagtcctga